Proteins encoded together in one Desulfomicrobium apsheronum window:
- a CDS encoding YqaA family protein, translated as MKHDASTTATDDLAQARATRNPLRKLYHWTLHWAATPYALPALVLLSFAESSFFPVPPDVLLIALCFSTPGRWFKLAAWCTAASVVGGLLGYFIGWGLWETVGLPIVRMYNGEAVVEMVRVWYENYGFFGVLVAAVTPIPYKVFTIASGMMSFDLGQFVLASALGRATRFFLVAGLIRLFGARIKPFMERHFELAASALVVLAILGFAAIKYL; from the coding sequence ATGAAACACGATGCCTCCACCACCGCCACGGACGATCTGGCCCAGGCCCGCGCCACGCGCAACCCCTTGCGCAAGCTCTACCACTGGACCCTGCACTGGGCCGCAACGCCTTACGCCCTGCCGGCCCTGGTGCTTCTGTCCTTTGCCGAGAGCTCCTTTTTCCCGGTGCCGCCCGATGTGCTGCTCATTGCGCTGTGCTTTTCGACGCCCGGACGCTGGTTCAAACTGGCCGCGTGGTGCACCGCTGCGTCGGTCGTGGGGGGATTGCTCGGGTATTTCATCGGCTGGGGGCTTTGGGAGACGGTAGGTTTGCCCATCGTGCGCATGTATAATGGCGAGGCCGTGGTCGAGATGGTGCGCGTCTGGTACGAAAATTACGGCTTCTTCGGCGTGCTGGTCGCGGCGGTGACACCCATTCCCTACAAGGTCTTCACCATAGCTTCGGGCATGATGAGCTTTGATCTGGGCCAATTCGTGCTGGCTTCGGCGTTGGGCAGGGCAACGCGCTTTTTTCTGGTGGCCGGGCTCATCCGTCTGTTCGGGGCGCGCATCAAGCCTTTCATGGAAAGGCATTTCGAGCTGGCCGCCTCGGCCCTGGTCGTCCTGGCCATTCTGGGCTTTGCGGCCATCAAGTATCTGTGA
- the tig gene encoding trigger factor, which yields MEYKVEELSPVKRKVAVEVSVEEVHAALAATVALYRKGAEIKGFRKGKVPSTVVEAKYRKQIYGEATTDLINYHINEILGELKLSPLSRIDVDAKEMEREEDFSYSFSFEIAPSFDLPEYKGLAVEEEEVVVDPQQVEDVIERIRQNMAKTVIIKDERPAATGDIAVIDFQAFQDGVAMEGIAANKFELPLGEGNSLPEFEDIVIGMTPGESKESELTFPADFINDKLSGQTVSMQVTLHAIKVRDLPEVNDDFAELAGGYTSVQDLKDAIEKSYVSTRKQLVKGDAQKKLLDGIKTEVSFELPQSIVEEQIDKQIVELQGKLERQGKSLDSLGRTPAELREENRAQAEDVVKSSLVLLAIANAENLTVDPQEVDMVLQKMAASTGQDFHSIKDYYEQHNLMIPLKDRVLADKAMELIYENATVTTVPPAAAPNA from the coding sequence ATGGAATACAAAGTCGAAGAACTTTCCCCGGTCAAGCGCAAGGTGGCAGTGGAAGTGAGCGTCGAGGAAGTGCATGCCGCGTTGGCCGCTACCGTGGCCCTGTACCGCAAGGGTGCGGAGATCAAGGGCTTCCGCAAGGGCAAGGTCCCGTCCACCGTGGTCGAGGCCAAGTACCGCAAGCAGATTTACGGCGAGGCCACGACCGACCTGATCAACTATCATATCAATGAGATTCTGGGCGAACTCAAGCTCTCCCCCCTGTCCCGCATCGACGTCGATGCCAAGGAAATGGAGCGGGAAGAGGATTTTTCCTATTCGTTTTCCTTTGAAATCGCCCCTTCCTTCGACCTGCCCGAGTACAAGGGGCTGGCCGTCGAGGAGGAGGAAGTGGTCGTCGATCCGCAGCAGGTCGAGGACGTCATTGAGCGCATCCGCCAGAACATGGCCAAGACCGTGATCATCAAGGATGAGCGTCCTGCCGCCACCGGCGACATTGCGGTCATCGACTTCCAGGCCTTCCAGGACGGGGTCGCCATGGAAGGAATCGCCGCCAACAAGTTTGAGCTTCCCCTGGGCGAAGGAAATTCCCTGCCCGAATTCGAGGATATCGTCATCGGCATGACTCCCGGCGAAAGCAAGGAGAGCGAGCTGACCTTCCCCGCGGATTTCATCAACGACAAGCTGTCCGGCCAGACCGTGTCCATGCAGGTCACCCTGCATGCCATCAAGGTTCGCGACCTGCCCGAGGTCAACGATGACTTCGCCGAGCTTGCCGGCGGTTACACCTCCGTGCAGGACCTGAAAGACGCCATCGAGAAGTCCTACGTCTCGACCCGCAAGCAGCTGGTCAAGGGCGACGCCCAGAAGAAACTCCTGGACGGCATCAAGACCGAAGTCAGCTTCGAGCTGCCGCAGAGCATCGTCGAAGAGCAGATCGACAAGCAGATCGTCGAGCTGCAGGGCAAGCTTGAGCGTCAGGGCAAGAGCCTTGATTCCCTGGGCCGCACTCCCGCCGAGCTGCGCGAAGAGAACCGCGCCCAGGCCGAAGACGTGGTCAAGTCCTCCCTGGTGCTCCTGGCCATCGCCAACGCCGAAAATCTGACGGTCGATCCCCAGGAAGTGGATATGGTTCTGCAGAAGATGGCCGCGTCCACCGGCCAGGACTTCCATTCCATCAAGGATTACTACGAGCAGCACAACCTGATGATTCCGCTCAAGGATCGGGTTCTGGCCGACAAGGCCATGGAACTTATTTACGAAAACGCCACGGTGACCACGGTTCCCCCGGCAGCAGCCCCGAACGCATAG
- the recD2 gene encoding SF1B family DNA helicase RecD2: MNTISGEVVTVVYHNPENGYVIARVDSPSEPGQINVVGLLGDVAPGESLRMSGEWVEHPKFGRQFKAETCEHLLPASINGIRRFLGSGAIKGIGEKTADRMISRFGSQILDIMDSDPEQLLEVEGIGPAKLRTIISSWQEKREVRGLMLFLQTHGVATTFAHRIFRHYGVNAVQRLRANPYDLAYDIHGIGFRTADEVALKLGFAEDAPQRLEAGVEYCLRQVADGAGHMFLPRPVLAEEAAKLLGCHDLELIEEQIDALVERKRLVVEPLPEKGVAEAVFLTYFYRTEREIASRLQGLLDHVSRIAPEKISRAVEHEEQRQSLTLSEEQRAAVESACGHKVSIITGGPGTGKTTITRVVVRALKALGLKISLAAPTGRAAKRLAEATGFTATTLHRLLRYQPATGFEFNEEKKLSADVMVVDEVSMLDCGLCLSLLRALPLTCRLVFVGDENQLPSVGAGNVLGDMIESGVVPAVRLTHIYRQARESMIVVNAHRINEGAFPLGSPHAPPKADFFWVEKENLLELQSLVLRMVCERIPEAYGLDPMTDVQVLTPMHKGEVGTIALNRLLQERLNPQGRELVRGQRAYRVGDRILQLRNNYDKEVFNGDLGRILGFDPEDETLVAEFDGREVEYGFDELDEIGLAYAISVHKSQGSEYPAVVMPVVSQHYMLLQRNLIYTGLTRARKLAVLMGSRRAMHMGLGNERGRQRHTSLAVRLAKEHQI, encoded by the coding sequence ATGAACACCATTTCGGGCGAAGTCGTCACCGTCGTCTATCACAATCCTGAAAACGGCTACGTCATCGCGCGCGTGGATTCACCGTCCGAACCCGGCCAGATCAACGTGGTCGGGCTTCTGGGCGACGTGGCTCCGGGCGAATCCCTGCGCATGTCGGGCGAGTGGGTCGAACACCCCAAGTTCGGGCGGCAGTTCAAGGCCGAGACCTGCGAACATCTTCTGCCCGCGTCCATAAACGGCATCCGCCGTTTTCTGGGCTCCGGGGCGATCAAGGGCATCGGCGAGAAGACCGCCGACCGCATGATCAGCCGCTTCGGCAGCCAGATTCTCGACATCATGGATTCGGATCCCGAGCAGCTTCTTGAAGTGGAGGGCATCGGCCCGGCCAAGCTCAGGACCATCATTTCCTCCTGGCAGGAGAAGCGCGAGGTGCGCGGGCTGATGCTTTTCCTGCAGACTCACGGCGTGGCCACGACCTTCGCCCACCGGATTTTCCGCCATTACGGGGTGAACGCCGTGCAGCGTCTGCGCGCCAACCCCTACGATCTGGCCTACGACATCCATGGCATCGGTTTTCGCACCGCCGACGAGGTGGCGCTCAAACTCGGTTTTGCCGAGGACGCGCCGCAGCGTCTGGAGGCCGGGGTGGAGTATTGCCTGCGCCAGGTGGCCGACGGGGCCGGGCACATGTTCCTGCCGCGTCCGGTCCTGGCGGAGGAGGCGGCCAAGCTGCTGGGCTGTCATGACCTGGAGCTCATCGAAGAACAGATCGACGCCCTGGTCGAGCGCAAGCGTCTGGTGGTCGAGCCCCTGCCGGAGAAGGGCGTGGCCGAGGCCGTTTTTTTGACCTATTTCTATCGGACGGAGCGAGAGATTGCCTCGCGCCTGCAGGGGCTGCTCGATCACGTCAGCCGCATTGCCCCGGAGAAGATTTCAAGGGCCGTGGAGCACGAGGAACAGCGTCAGTCCCTGACCCTGTCCGAAGAGCAGCGCGCTGCGGTGGAGTCGGCCTGCGGGCACAAGGTGTCCATCATCACCGGCGGGCCGGGCACGGGCAAGACGACCATCACGCGTGTCGTGGTGCGGGCCTTGAAAGCCCTGGGGCTGAAGATTTCGCTGGCCGCGCCCACGGGCCGGGCCGCCAAGCGCCTGGCCGAGGCCACCGGATTCACGGCCACGACCCTGCACCGGTTGCTGCGCTATCAGCCGGCGACGGGCTTCGAGTTCAACGAGGAGAAGAAGCTCTCCGCCGACGTCATGGTCGTGGACGAGGTCTCCATGCTCGACTGCGGTCTGTGCCTGTCGCTCCTGCGGGCGCTGCCCCTGACCTGCCGTCTGGTTTTCGTCGGCGACGAGAACCAGCTGCCGTCGGTGGGCGCGGGCAATGTGCTCGGAGACATGATCGAGAGCGGCGTGGTTCCGGCCGTGCGCCTGACGCACATCTACCGCCAGGCGCGGGAGAGCATGATCGTGGTCAACGCGCACCGCATCAACGAAGGTGCTTTTCCCCTCGGCAGCCCGCATGCCCCGCCCAAGGCCGATTTTTTCTGGGTCGAAAAGGAGAATCTGCTCGAATTGCAATCCCTGGTCCTGCGCATGGTCTGCGAGCGCATCCCCGAAGCGTACGGTCTTGATCCCATGACTGACGTGCAGGTACTGACGCCCATGCACAAGGGCGAGGTGGGGACCATCGCCCTGAACCGCCTGCTGCAGGAGCGCCTCAATCCGCAGGGGCGGGAGCTGGTGCGCGGACAGCGGGCCTACCGGGTCGGGGACCGCATTCTGCAGCTCAGGAACAACTACGACAAGGAAGTCTTCAACGGCGATCTGGGGCGCATACTCGGCTTCGATCCGGAGGACGAGACCCTGGTCGCGGAATTTGATGGGCGTGAAGTGGAGTACGGTTTCGATGAACTGGACGAGATAGGTCTGGCCTACGCCATCAGCGTACACAAGAGCCAGGGCAGCGAATATCCGGCCGTGGTCATGCCGGTGGTTTCGCAGCACTACATGCTCCTGCAGCGCAACCTGATCTACACCGGGTTGACCCGGGCCAGGAAGCTGGCCGTGCTCATGGGTTCGCGCCGCGCCATGCACATGGGGCTGGGCAACGAACGTGGGCGGCAGCGCCACACGTCCCTGGCCGTGCGTCTGGCAAAAGAGCATCAAATCTGA
- the clpP gene encoding ATP-dependent Clp endopeptidase proteolytic subunit ClpP codes for MVSNSVFVIENTGRGERMYDIYSRLLKDRIVLLGTPIDDHVANSICAQLLFLESENPEKQIYMYINSPGGAVTAGMAIYDTMQYISAPVATLCIGQAASMAAVLLAAGEKGMRYTLPHSRIMIHQPMGGFQGQATDIAIQAKEIIRLRGELNGILASHTGQTLEKVEQDTERDYFMSGEEACTYGLIDQVLASRKELE; via the coding sequence ATGGTCAGTAATTCCGTATTCGTCATTGAAAACACCGGCCGCGGCGAGCGGATGTACGATATCTATTCCCGCCTGCTCAAGGACCGCATCGTGCTTCTGGGCACTCCCATCGACGATCACGTCGCCAACTCCATCTGCGCCCAGCTGCTTTTTCTGGAGTCCGAGAATCCCGAGAAGCAGATCTACATGTACATCAACTCTCCCGGCGGAGCAGTGACGGCCGGCATGGCCATCTATGACACCATGCAGTACATCTCCGCGCCCGTGGCCACCCTGTGCATCGGCCAGGCCGCGAGCATGGCGGCGGTGCTCCTGGCGGCAGGCGAGAAGGGCATGCGCTACACGCTGCCTCATTCGCGCATCATGATCCATCAGCCCATGGGCGGATTTCAGGGCCAGGCGACGGATATCGCCATCCAGGCCAAGGAGATCATCCGTCTGCGTGGTGAGTTGAACGGGATTCTGGCCAGTCACACCGGTCAGACGCTGGAAAAGGTCGAGCAGGACACGGAACGGGATTATTTCATGAGCGGGGAAGAAGCCTGCACTTACGGACTCATCGATCAGGTTCTGGCCTCCCGCAAGGAACTTGAATAG
- a CDS encoding class I SAM-dependent methyltransferase — protein MSRLKTRPTPEKGDAKSSQGCLAVLPWPLPALVTWGACWALFLGLHALQTPITWSLGLATSLGLAASPMTASVWRKFFIAAGFPLSLAASNLGTALPPWIWLIPLGLLLLLYPMSAWRDAPLFPTPKGILDELDKVAPLTCTDRILDAGCGVGNGLAELYRIYPTAQIDGLEKSWPLRIVCAWRCPFTRVRHGDIWKADWSDYSMVYMFQRPESMGPAAEKARRELSPGSWLVSLEFEAPDLEPLVVLRSREDKPVWIYRMR, from the coding sequence ATGAGCAGACTCAAAACCCGGCCCACGCCCGAAAAAGGCGACGCAAAGAGTTCCCAGGGATGCCTCGCGGTGCTGCCCTGGCCGCTGCCCGCGCTTGTGACCTGGGGCGCCTGCTGGGCGTTGTTTCTGGGCCTGCACGCCCTGCAAACCCCAATCACGTGGAGCCTGGGGCTGGCCACGAGTCTTGGACTCGCGGCCAGCCCCATGACCGCCTCCGTCTGGCGCAAATTTTTCATCGCCGCCGGCTTTCCCCTGTCCCTGGCCGCATCAAACCTCGGGACCGCCCTTCCGCCGTGGATATGGCTCATCCCGCTCGGCCTGCTGCTGCTCCTCTATCCCATGAGCGCCTGGCGGGATGCCCCGCTGTTTCCCACTCCCAAGGGCATTCTGGACGAACTGGACAAGGTCGCGCCGCTCACGTGCACGGACCGCATTCTGGACGCAGGCTGCGGAGTGGGCAATGGACTTGCCGAACTGTACCGCATCTATCCCACGGCGCAGATCGACGGGCTGGAAAAAAGCTGGCCCCTGCGCATCGTGTGCGCCTGGCGCTGCCCCTTCACCCGAGTGCGCCACGGAGACATCTGGAAAGCCGACTGGTCGGACTATTCCATGGTCTACATGTTCCAGCGCCCCGAAAGCATGGGCCCGGCAGCAGAAAAAGCCCGACGTGAACTTTCGCCAGGCTCCTGGCTGGTCAGCCTGGAATTCGAGGCACCGGACCTTGAACCTCTTGTCGTGCTGCGCAGCCGCGAAGACAAACCAGTCTGGATCTACCGCATGCGTTGA
- the lon gene encoding endopeptidase La, giving the protein MTDAIVFEKSTHGSMILPVMSLREVVMFPKSIVPLFVGRDSSIKAIEMALDRYEKRIFLVAQKDPGQERPDVEGLFEVGTVSKVLQMLRLPDGTIKVLFEGLYRASFDHERGLMIEDDIQMVRTSALPDLEGNPMEGEALVRATHEAVEEYSQVNRKLAKETILAITSVSQPGRLADSIAPHLKATYDRKQGVLELRNPVRRLERVYELIQEEVEVFSLEKKIKGRVKKQMEENQKDYYLGEQLKAIHKEMGRDFDPKADMEELEVQLKEKDMPEEARAKAMAEMKKLRQTPPSSAEYAVLRNYVDWILALPWNVVRDVDIDIKQAQKILDDDHYGLEKPKERILEYLAVQALVKKLRGPILCLVGPPGVGKTSLAKSIARATGREFVRLSLGGVRDEAEIRGHRRTYVGALPGKIIQSLKRVSTNNPVFCLDEVDKMSMDFRGDPSAALLEVLDPEQNSAFNDHYLDMDYDLSQVFFITTANSLQTIPLPLQDRMEIITIPGYLETEKERIASDFLLPKQLEQHGLKSENLSMSKGAILEVIRRYTRESGVRNMERELASVCRKVARALVEDGDMDKTVAVTKSMLGSYLGVPKVRHGQREEEAQVGVATGLAWTQVGGELLFVEVALMPGTGKIEITGKLGDVMQESAKAAISYIRSRSEFFGLRKDFYKEIDTHIHVPEGATPKDGPSAGITLATCLASALLDIPVRNDVAMTGEITLRGRVLPIGGVRDKLLAAHRGLITRVLLPKENERDLKEVPKVILKDLEIVFVENMDQVLCEALKDVTMETLFCPSADIIPVSKALHKGHEFSSPQ; this is encoded by the coding sequence ATGACCGATGCCATAGTTTTTGAAAAATCCACTCACGGGAGCATGATCCTTCCGGTCATGTCCCTGCGCGAAGTGGTCATGTTCCCCAAATCCATCGTGCCTCTTTTCGTGGGCCGGGATTCCTCCATCAAGGCCATCGAGATGGCCCTGGACAGATACGAGAAGAGGATTTTTCTGGTCGCCCAGAAAGATCCCGGACAGGAACGACCCGACGTGGAAGGCCTCTTTGAAGTTGGCACGGTCAGCAAGGTCTTGCAGATGCTGCGTCTGCCCGACGGGACCATCAAGGTGCTCTTCGAGGGCTTGTACCGTGCTTCCTTCGACCATGAGCGCGGGCTCATGATCGAGGACGACATCCAGATGGTGCGGACCTCCGCGCTGCCGGATCTGGAAGGCAATCCCATGGAGGGCGAAGCCCTGGTCCGCGCCACCCATGAGGCGGTGGAGGAATATTCCCAGGTCAACCGCAAGCTGGCCAAGGAGACCATCCTGGCCATCACCAGCGTGTCCCAGCCCGGCCGCCTGGCCGACAGCATCGCCCCGCACCTCAAGGCCACCTACGATCGCAAGCAGGGCGTCCTTGAGCTGCGCAATCCCGTCCGCCGTCTGGAGCGAGTCTATGAACTCATCCAGGAAGAGGTCGAGGTCTTTTCCCTGGAAAAGAAGATCAAGGGCCGCGTCAAGAAGCAGATGGAGGAGAATCAGAAGGATTACTACCTCGGCGAGCAGCTCAAAGCCATCCACAAGGAGATGGGCCGGGATTTCGATCCCAAGGCGGACATGGAGGAGCTCGAAGTCCAGCTCAAGGAAAAGGACATGCCCGAGGAGGCCCGCGCCAAGGCCATGGCCGAAATGAAGAAGCTGCGCCAGACCCCGCCGTCCTCGGCCGAGTACGCGGTGCTGCGCAACTACGTGGACTGGATTCTGGCCCTGCCTTGGAACGTGGTCCGCGACGTGGACATCGACATAAAGCAGGCGCAGAAAATTTTGGATGACGACCATTACGGCCTTGAAAAGCCCAAGGAGCGCATCCTCGAATATCTGGCCGTTCAGGCCCTGGTCAAAAAATTGCGCGGTCCCATTCTTTGTCTGGTCGGCCCTCCCGGCGTCGGCAAGACCTCCCTGGCCAAGTCCATCGCCCGAGCCACGGGGCGCGAATTCGTGCGCCTGTCGCTGGGCGGCGTGCGCGATGAGGCCGAGATCCGCGGTCATCGCCGGACCTATGTCGGGGCTCTGCCGGGCAAGATCATCCAGTCGCTCAAGCGCGTCTCGACCAACAATCCGGTCTTCTGCCTGGACGAGGTCGACAAGATGAGCATGGACTTCAGGGGCGACCCTTCGGCCGCGCTGCTTGAAGTTCTCGATCCGGAACAGAACAGCGCCTTCAACGATCATTACCTGGACATGGACTACGACCTGTCCCAGGTCTTTTTCATCACCACGGCCAATTCGCTCCAGACCATTCCGCTGCCCCTGCAGGACCGCATGGAGATCATCACCATCCCCGGCTATCTTGAGACGGAGAAGGAACGCATCGCGTCTGATTTTCTGCTGCCCAAGCAGCTTGAGCAGCATGGCCTCAAGTCTGAAAATCTGAGCATGTCCAAGGGCGCGATCCTTGAGGTCATCCGCCGCTACACCCGCGAATCCGGCGTGCGCAACATGGAGCGCGAGCTGGCCTCGGTCTGCCGCAAGGTGGCCAGGGCCCTGGTGGAAGATGGGGACATGGACAAGACCGTGGCCGTGACCAAGTCCATGCTTGGCTCCTATCTTGGCGTACCCAAGGTTCGCCACGGCCAGCGCGAGGAGGAGGCCCAGGTCGGCGTGGCCACGGGCCTTGCCTGGACCCAGGTCGGCGGCGAACTGCTCTTTGTGGAAGTGGCGCTCATGCCCGGCACGGGCAAGATCGAGATCACCGGCAAGCTTGGCGACGTCATGCAGGAGTCTGCCAAGGCGGCCATCAGCTACATCCGCTCCCGGTCTGAATTCTTCGGGCTGCGCAAGGATTTCTACAAGGAAATCGACACCCACATCCACGTGCCCGAAGGCGCGACCCCCAAGGACGGTCCCTCGGCCGGGATCACGCTGGCTACCTGTCTAGCCTCGGCCTTACTCGACATTCCCGTCAGGAACGACGTGGCCATGACCGGGGAGATCACCCTGCGCGGCCGGGTTCTGCCCATAGGCGGGGTGCGCGACAAGCTTCTGGCCGCGCATCGGGGTCTGATCACGCGGGTCCTGCTGCCCAAGGAAAATGAGCGGGATCTGAAGGAAGTGCCCAAGGTCATCCTGAAGGACCTTGAGATCGTGTTCGTCGAGAACATGGATCAGGTGTTGTGCGAGGCCTTAAAGGATGTCACCATGGAGACGCTTTTCTGTCCTTCCGCCGACATCATCCCGGTCTCCAAGGCCCTTCACAAGGGGCACGAGTTCTCAAGTCCTCAATAA
- a CDS encoding putative quinol monooxygenase produces the protein MFVVIVDIVTRKEFADDFREAVLRQGNNSVTREEGCLGFEILQDPENPANFTLYETYTDAATFYEVHRSTPHFKDYALSTAPWVESKSMRVLSKIWPSD, from the coding sequence ATGTTCGTTGTCATTGTGGATATCGTGACCAGGAAGGAATTCGCCGATGATTTTCGGGAGGCGGTGCTGAGGCAAGGCAACAATTCAGTCACCAGGGAAGAAGGTTGTCTCGGATTTGAAATTCTGCAGGATCCCGAAAATCCGGCCAACTTCACCCTCTACGAAACCTATACCGACGCGGCCACGTTTTATGAAGTGCACCGCTCAACGCCCCATTTCAAGGACTATGCGCTCTCAACCGCCCCTTGGGTGGAAAGCAAGAGCATGCGCGTACTCAGCAAAATCTGGCCCTCGGACTGA
- the clpX gene encoding ATP-dependent Clp protease ATP-binding subunit ClpX, with protein MAERKKRTGKDLTCSFCGKGQDEVLRLIAGPDVYICNECIALCDDILKNDNRKEDLDSSDIPLPQEIKAALDDYVVGQDDAKKILSVAVYNHYKRIKYHSLVKDDVELDKSNILLIGPTGSGKTLLAQTLARILKVPFAIADATTLTEAGYVGEDVENILVQLVQNADYNLESAAKGIIYVDEIDKISRKSDSPSITRDVSGEGVQQALLKIIEGTVANIPPKGGRKHPQQEFIRLDTSNILFIVGGAFIGLDDMVKQRVQGSSMGFGAKMRRKQDDNTDSLLKQVHPMDLIRFGLIPEFTGRISVITSLTELNEDDLMRILQEPKNALVKQYQKMFELESVELKFTNNALKALASKAIKLETGARGLRSVMESIMLDIMYTLPSTKDVTECVINKAVVEEGKEPLLLFKPEAKSA; from the coding sequence ATGGCGGAAAGAAAAAAAAGAACCGGCAAGGATCTGACCTGCTCTTTTTGTGGCAAGGGACAGGACGAAGTGCTGAGGCTCATTGCCGGTCCAGATGTGTACATCTGCAATGAATGCATTGCCCTGTGCGATGACATCTTGAAGAATGACAATCGCAAGGAAGATCTTGATTCCTCGGACATACCGTTGCCCCAGGAGATCAAGGCCGCCCTGGATGATTACGTGGTCGGACAGGATGACGCCAAGAAGATCCTGTCCGTGGCCGTGTACAACCACTACAAGCGCATAAAATATCACTCCCTGGTCAAGGATGACGTGGAGCTCGACAAGAGCAACATCCTCCTGATCGGCCCTACGGGTTCCGGCAAGACCCTGCTGGCCCAGACCCTGGCGCGCATCCTGAAGGTGCCCTTCGCCATCGCCGACGCCACGACGCTGACCGAGGCCGGTTATGTGGGCGAGGACGTGGAGAACATCCTGGTCCAGCTGGTGCAGAACGCCGACTACAATCTGGAATCGGCGGCCAAGGGCATCATCTACGTGGACGAGATCGACAAGATTTCGCGCAAGTCCGACAGTCCGTCCATCACCCGGGACGTGTCCGGCGAGGGCGTGCAGCAGGCGCTCCTCAAGATCATCGAAGGGACCGTGGCCAACATTCCCCCCAAGGGCGGCCGCAAGCATCCGCAGCAGGAATTCATCCGCCTCGATACCTCGAACATTCTTTTCATTGTCGGCGGTGCCTTCATCGGGCTGGACGACATGGTCAAGCAGCGCGTTCAGGGATCGAGCATGGGTTTTGGCGCCAAGATGCGCCGTAAGCAGGATGACAACACCGACAGCCTGCTCAAGCAGGTTCACCCCATGGACTTGATTCGTTTCGGACTTATTCCTGAATTTACAGGGCGCATTTCGGTCATCACTTCCCTCACCGAACTCAACGAGGACGATCTGATGCGCATCCTGCAGGAGCCCAAGAACGCTCTGGTAAAACAGTATCAGAAGATGTTCGAGCTTGAGAGCGTGGAACTCAAATTCACGAACAATGCCTTAAAGGCCCTGGCCTCCAAGGCGATCAAGCTGGAAACCGGAGCGAGGGGCCTCAGATCCGTGATGGAATCCATCATGCTCGACATCATGTACACTCTGCCGTCCACCAAGGACGTCACCGAGTGCGTCATCAACAAGGCCGTGGTGGAAGAGGGCAAGGAACCGTTGCTCCTGTTCAAACCCGAGGCCAAGAGCGCCTGA